A portion of the Pseudarthrobacter sp. L1SW genome contains these proteins:
- a CDS encoding HNH endonuclease signature motif containing protein, protein MIDQIRRLEDLKSLIAAKQARIAVAYDLGVRQEQAAAGVPAADRGAGVGAEIALARRESPARGGRLLGLARALATEMPRTLAALESGQLNEWRATLVVKETACLSAEDRCAVDEELAADTGSLAGAGDRAVTAAVRAAAYRRDPSSVAQRASRAANERTVTLRPAPDTMTRLTALLPVAQGVAAYAALTRHADTVRATGDGRASGDGRGKGDGRATGEGRATRDGRGKGQIMADRLVECLTGTPAGITGIDIQLVMTDRTLLQGDSEPARLTGYGTVPAQWARKAVLGAAAGPESAGPGAAGPATDSGSAGSAENTGLQVWLRRLYTAPAEGELVAMDSKARLFPPGLRRFLQVRDDTCRTPYCDAPIRHHDHIIPWHTSGPTTSHNGQGLCEACNHTKENPGWTARPDTRPGQRHSVELRTPTGHTYHSTAPPLPGTVLAGAPLVGGAPVDLPLEASPPSRPAPDVAGGAPSCRRRQYRHRVRAIKRATTGIP, encoded by the coding sequence ATGATTGACCAGATCCGAAGGCTTGAGGATCTGAAGTCGTTGATCGCCGCGAAGCAGGCACGGATCGCGGTGGCTTACGACCTCGGAGTGCGGCAGGAACAGGCCGCCGCCGGCGTCCCTGCCGCTGACCGGGGTGCGGGTGTGGGGGCCGAGATAGCGTTGGCGCGGCGGGAGTCCCCTGCCCGTGGAGGCAGGCTCCTGGGCCTTGCCAGGGCACTGGCCACCGAGATGCCGCGGACCCTGGCCGCTTTGGAGTCCGGGCAGCTGAACGAATGGCGCGCCACCCTCGTGGTGAAGGAAACCGCCTGCCTGTCCGCCGAGGACCGGTGCGCCGTGGACGAGGAACTCGCCGCTGATACCGGGTCCCTGGCCGGTGCCGGGGACCGGGCCGTGACCGCCGCCGTCCGGGCCGCGGCGTACCGGCGGGACCCGTCCTCGGTCGCGCAGCGGGCATCCCGGGCCGCCAACGAGCGGACCGTGACGCTGCGCCCGGCACCGGACACCATGACCCGCCTGACCGCCCTGCTTCCGGTCGCCCAGGGCGTTGCCGCCTACGCGGCCCTGACCCGGCACGCTGACACCGTCCGGGCCACCGGGGACGGCCGGGCCTCCGGGGACGGCCGGGGCAAGGGGGACGGCCGGGCCACCGGAGAGGGCCGGGCCACGCGGGACGGCCGGGGCAAGGGCCAGATCATGGCCGACCGCCTGGTTGAGTGCCTCACCGGGACCCCGGCCGGGATCACCGGCATCGACATCCAGCTCGTCATGACCGACCGCACCCTCCTCCAAGGCGACAGCGAACCCGCCCGCCTCACCGGCTACGGCACCGTCCCCGCCCAATGGGCCAGGAAGGCAGTACTGGGCGCAGCGGCCGGGCCGGAGTCTGCCGGCCCCGGGGCGGCTGGTCCGGCAACTGATTCCGGGTCCGCGGGCAGCGCTGAGAATACCGGGCTTCAGGTCTGGCTGCGCCGGCTCTACACAGCGCCGGCGGAGGGTGAACTGGTCGCGATGGACTCCAAGGCCCGGCTCTTCCCGCCAGGACTCCGCCGCTTCCTCCAGGTCCGGGACGATACCTGCCGCACGCCCTACTGCGACGCCCCGATCCGCCACCACGACCACATCATCCCCTGGCACACCAGCGGACCCACCACCAGCCACAACGGCCAAGGCCTCTGCGAAGCCTGCAACCACACCAAGGAAAACCCCGGCTGGACCGCCCGGCCAGATACCCGGCCGGGGCAGCGCCACTCAGTCGAACTCCGAACACCCACCGGCCACACCTACCACTCCACCGCACCACCACTGCCCGGAACCGTGCTGGCTGGCGCACCACTGGTTGGTGGAGCGCCCGTTGACCTGCCGCTGGAGGCGAGTCCACCATCCAGGCCAGCGCCTGATGTTGCCG